The following are encoded together in the Vigna angularis cultivar LongXiaoDou No.4 chromosome 9, ASM1680809v1, whole genome shotgun sequence genome:
- the LOC108346489 gene encoding uncharacterized protein LOC108346489 produces MRANLPSVTSLRRLLLASLPFDNVPFSHAHTHKYRVVQFHTEAQWFEPYSLDVVNIDPTFRDHYSAFSPTSNLPVLDCRLCGSSMDEVGDERLTRMFQAANDQRELDGCVEGFEVWHLSRMVGSDVRSTKGLEELYKKMLVEIHNFTSLVCLG; encoded by the coding sequence ATGCGCGCAAATCTTCCCTCCGTCACCTCCCTCCGTCGCCTCCTTCTAGCTTCCCTTCCCTTCGACAACGTGCCCTTctcacacgcacacacacacaagtACCGCGTCGTCCAGTTTCACACCGAGGCCCAGTGGTTCGAGCCCTATTCCCTCGATGTCGTCAACATCGACCCTACCTTTCGCGACCACTATAGTGCTTTCAGCCCGACCTCCAACCTCCCCGTACTCGATTGTAGGCTTTGTGGGTCCTCGATGGATGAAGTTGGCGACGAGAGGCTCACTCGGATGTTTCAGGCCGCCAATGACCAAAGGGAGCTCGACGGGTGCGTTGAGGGGTTTGAGGTTTGGCATTTGAGCAGAATGGTCGGGTCTGATGTTAGGAGCACCAAGGGTTTGGAGGAGTTGTATAAGAAAATGCTGGTTGAGATTCATAATTTTACTAGCTTAGTATGCCTCGGTTAG